GATACAAGTCCCGGATGAACCCCGTATTCGAGTTAGTCATCACGACTTTGCAACCAATCGACAAAAGACGTTCAAACTCAATTCTCAGATTGATTTGGTCTCTTACACCGAAACGGAACTGCGAGTACAGATAGTCGTCATTGTCAAGATCTTCGGGGTGATAAGGTGGATCCAAAAAAACAAAATCATCTCGTTCAGCATTTACATGCAGTACCCCATGATAATCTCCTGACAAGATTTGAATCCCCTGCAGTGACAAGTGAGCATTCAGTAGTGAACGTTCGTCGCAAATCACTGGATCT
The genomic region above belongs to bacterium and contains:
- a CDS encoding DNA adenine methylase — protein: DPVICDERSLLNAHLSLQGIQILSGDYHGVLHVNAERDDFVFLDPPYHPEDLDNDDYLYSQFRFGVRDQINLRIEFERLLSIGCKVVMTNSNTGFIRDLYHGFDQIVVDSCRRINSKTSSRKGEDLIIVPRKR